TCGATGGTGGCAAGCACTTAGGCGCTGATAACTTTGCTGTAAGTCTAGCACTAAGTAGCCCTCAGAACATAGCTGCAAATATAGCTAGGCTAGAGGTGGAGTATACTGAGCTTGGATTTAATAAAAAGCGTCCTGCTAGCTCAAATCTTGGCTGGATGATGAAAGACTACAATGCTAGTGATGTAAATGAGTTTTTATTTTCGCTAAATGATGAGAGATTTAAGACCCCTGAGCCTAGTCGTGATGTGTATTTTGTGCTGCCTGATAGGATGCATGGAATTTTAAGTGTGGTTAGTAAGTTTAGCAATCTTGATTTGCGTGATGGCAAAAGCTATGGAGATGGCGTGTTTATCAGCTCTGAGAGCTTTAGTAGAGATGGAGATATAATAAGGCTTGGTGGTGGAGAGCTTGTAATAGACCTTGGGCTTGGCAGAATAAACTATGGTGGCGAGGGCTATGATATAAACACATATTTTACTACCTCATATGAAAATGGTAAGCTAAAGGTAAGCTCTGCTTGGATGAATAGCTCTGCTGAGCTTTTTGTGATTTTTATGAATGATTATGGGCGTTTTCTTATCATGGATAGCAAGAGCTTTGCATCTAGCTATATACAGCTTTTTGTGCTAGAAAATTATGATAAAAAGCTCTTTGAGCCAGTCATTTTAGATCCAGCAATGAAGGTGTATAAGGTGCTAAAATAATTTAATATCTTTTAAAAATTAAAATATAAAAACTGAGACTCTACTACGCTGCGAGTAGCAAAAAACGAACAAATCAGCAAAAAGCACAAGAATAGAGCTGTTCGCCAATCAAAGTGAGAACGCTCCATCATTTCTTGCGAGTTTTTAGCAAATACGCAGACTATAAGCGCAAGAAGCAAAACACCCCACATAGAAGCATTTGCTACTTTAAATCTTTCTATGTTATTAACAATACCAAAGGTAGAATTTACAAATCTCACAAACTCTACACCAAACTTTATATTTGTGAAATCAAACATAGCCCCAAGTACTTTAAATGCGCCATTCATATCATTTGCTCTAAAAAATATCCAAGCAATATTTACAAAGTTAAAGGTCAAAAACCAAGCTAAAAACTTATTTAGTTTTTTAAAGTGCAAGCTATAATAGCGAGAAATCACAATACCAATGCCATGCATACATCCCCATACTACAAAAGTCCAACCAGCACCATGCCAAATTCCACCTATTAAAAATACCATCAATAAATTTGTATAAAGTCTAGTCTCGCCTACTCTATTACCACCAAGAGGGATATAGATATAATCGCGCAAAAAGCGAGATAGTGTCATATGCCACCTATGCCAAAAATCGCCAATGCTAGTAGCTTTATAAGGTGAGTTAAAGTTAAATGGCAAGACAATATTAAACATGTAAGAAATGCCTATTGCCATATCAGTATAGCCACTAAAATCAAAATATAGCTGAAAGGTATAAGATAGCGAGCTAATCCACGCCTCAGCCATGCTAAGTGTGGTGCTAGTATCAAAGCCATAAGTAGCAAAGCGAGCAAAAAAATCAGCAATTACTACTTTTTTAAATAGCCCCACACAAAATAAAAATAGACCAAAGCTTATGTTTTTGTAGTGAATTTTTTTTCGGCGAAGGTTAGCAAACTGAGGCATCATCTCAGCATGGTGTATAATAGGACCAGCAAGCAGATGCGGAAAATAGGTAACAAAAAGAGCGTAGTTTATAAAGCTTCTTTCACGCACAAAGCCACGGTAGCAATCTACCAAAAAAGCAATCTGTGTGAAGGTAAAAAAGCTAATACCAAGTGGCAAAATCACATGCATAAGTGGCACAGAACTGCCAAAAATACCATTAAAGTTTTCTATAAAAAAATCAGTGTATTTATAGTACCCCAGTAAGGTGATATTTGCTAAAATTCCAAAAGTTAGAAAGCCCTTTGGTTTTTTAGCCTTTTCTTGTCCTTCAAACTTAGTAGCAATTGCACACAGCTTTGAGCCCACAAAGAAGTTAAAAGTAAAACTTGCGATGATGAGAGGGACATAAATGTAGTTCCAATATCCATAAAAAAACACACTCGCCACAGCCAAAAATGCTATACCAAGACGAATAAGTCGTAATTTATTTAAAATAAAATAAATCGCAAAAACAATAGGTAAATATATAAAAATAAAATCAAAGGTAGTAAAAAGCATAATTATCCTTGTATTGAAAGTGTAAAATTTTCTTATTTGTTAGTGTTGAAAAGCCCTGTCTTTTTTAACTCTTCAATAAGCCTTTTGGTTCTAATATCTCTTGCCTTTTCATCTATATGCCAGTATGTATCTACCATATTGTCTGGAAAATAACTTTCAAAGGGATTTCCTACAAATAACAATCCATAAGATTCTACAAGTGGTTTGATTTGTTCTATTAATGCTTTTAGCTTTTTCCCTTGTGTGGTGCTAAAATCAAAGCAGTCTTTACCAGCAAGTGCAGGGTATGTAAAAATAAATTTTGCTCCACTCTCAGTCTGTATTTGCTTTATTAGTTCTATATTTTTAACAAAATCGCTATTTATTTTATCAACTGCTATATACTCTTGGCATGTAGCGCCATTGTTATGATCTATTTTATGCAAATCAATACCTTGTTGTAATAAAGCATTGTAATTTATATCACCCCTCTCACCACTTTCTAATAATTTTATAATTTCCAATTTTTCATCAAAGTTAAAATCAGAGCCCAAGAGTTTATGTTTGGCTAGTCTGTAAACATTCTTAAGTGGTTTTGTGGCTTGATTAAAATTTAGCCTAGTGATAACTAAAAGTTTTTTACTAAGAGGCAAGGCATTAAAATGAAATTTTCCATAACTTACTAGCTCATCTGATATGACAGAAATCATTGCTTGTTCATCACGGCTATAGTATGGATATTCTAGCGGCAAAACAATAATATCATTAGAACTTATAAAATGTGATAGCCTATGCAGTCTAAAATCTAGAGGATATCCTGCATTGTAACCCATGTTTAAGGTTATTCTATTGAGTTTATTTTCTATCATTAGCGAGTTTATGCTGTGATGAGTGCTTGAGCCACCATCTAAGATAATACGAGGTCTATCTTTTGTATTTTCTAATAAAAAATTTTTAGTAAAATAAAAACCGTCTGTACCATTTTCTAGTGTGTTTGCCCAGATAAAGCCACCAGTGTATATAACACTGGCGCAAAAAAGTAAACCAACAAAAACAAGCAAAAATTTCTTATATTTTTCTATCACTATTTATCCAAAAGCTCTTTTGCTTTTTTGGCTACATTTTCAGGACTAAAGCCAAAATGCTCAAATAATTTCTCAGCCTTGCCACTCTCGCCAAAAGTGCTCATACCAAGCACATCATGGGCGTATTTATACCACTCTAGGCCGCTAGCTGCTTCTACTGCTAGCACTTTGCCAGTAAGAATTCTAGATTTGTAGCTCTTATCTTGGCTCTCAAAAAGCTCAAAGCAAGGCGCGCTAACTACATTTGCCACCACACCTTCTTTAGCTAACAAATCAGAGGCTTTTAGGCAAAGCTCTACCTCGCTGCCGCTTGCTAGCAAGGTAATTTGTGCGTTTTTACTCTCTTTTAGTAAGTATGCGCCATTTTCTACGCTGCCAAATGCAGCCTCAGGCGTAGCCTCTAGTCCTTGGCGAGAGAGCACAAAGGCCGATGGCGCGTTTAGCACCAAGGCTTTTTGCCAGCAAAGAGTGTTTTCTACGCCGCTAGCTGGGCGAAAGACAAAAAGATTTGGCATAGCGCGAAGTGAGCTTAGCTGCTCAACTGGCTCGTGCGTAGGTCCATCTTCGCCCACTCCTATGCTATCATGCGTCCAAACAAAAAACTCTTTTAAGCTCATAAGCGCTGCCATGCGAACCGAAGCTCGCATATAGTCGCTAAATACAAAAAATGTAGCGCAAAAGGGCAAAAATAACCCATAGCGTGCATAAGCATTTGTGATTGCACCCATTGCGTGTTCTCTAATGCCAAAGTGCAAGTTTTTACCAGCTGGAAAGTCGCCTGCACCACTTAGTTCGGTTTTATTGCTAGGCGCTAGATCAGCACTACCGCCTAAAAAGCCAGGCAAAGATGCACTAATAGCATTTAAGATTTTGTGATTGCTATCTCTGGTGGCGATTTTTTGCCCTTTGAAATCAGGCCAAGAAATCTTGCTAAAATCAGGCTTTAATAAAGAATCTAAAAGCTCTTTTTTTCCAGCATTTTTTACTTGCTCATCCCATTTAGCGTTTGCTAGCTCGCCTTTTTCACCCATAGCTCTAAAGGCAAAAAGCACATCTTCGCTCACGCTAAAATCACCCTTTATGCCAGCTGCTTCTTTTGCCTTGGCTAAAAGCTCTGCTCCAAGCGGTGCGCCGTGGGTTTTGTGGCTGCCCTCAAGATCCAAAGCACCTTTTGCGATTACTGTATTTGCGATGATTAGATAAGGCTTTTCTTTTTGTTTACTAAGTGCTAGTTTTATTTCATCTTCGCAGTGACCGTTTATAATAGCTACTTCAAAGCCCTGAGCTTCAAATCTAGCTTTTACATTTTCGCTCCAAGCTACATTTGTATCGCCTTCTATAGTGATGCGATTTGAGTCGTAGATTAACACTAGATTATCTAGCCTGTGATGTCCTGCAAGTGCGCAAGCTTCGTAGCTAATGCCCTCTTGTAAGTCCCCATCTCCACAAAGGCAATAAACCTTGTGATTTATAATATCATCTCCAAGCAAGCTTGCTGCGCTTTTTGCTGCCATGGCAAGACCTACTGCGTTTGCTACGCCTTGACCTAGTGGGCCAGTGGCAATCTCCACGCCTGGGGTAGTGATTTCAGGATGACCTGGGGTTTTTGAGCCTAGCTGACGAAAGGCTTTTAGATCATCCATGCTAAGATCATAGCCGCTAAGATATAAAAAAGCATAAACCAAGCTGCTAGCATGACCGCCACTAAAGACTAGTCTATCACGGTTTAGCCAGTTTGGATTTTTTGGATTATGTCGTAAGTTGCCACTAAGTGCTGTGATGATCTCAGCTAGTCCCATAGGTGCGCCTGGGTGGCCTGAGTTTGCCTTTTCTACCATATCGGCACACAAAAAACGCAGTTCGTTTGACATTTTATTAAACATTTTAGCCCTTTATATATGTTTGCATAAGCTCTGCTATGCTGACTCCTACGCCTAGTTTGGCGGCCTTTTTGATGATTTTTTCACGCAGACTTTTTAGCTCGCTTCTAGCACCTTCAAGTCCTAGTAGATTTACAAATGAGTTTTTTGCTATGTCGTGTGCTACTGGCTTGCCAGCATCTTGCTCGCTAGCTGTGGCGTCTATTATATCATCGTTTATTTGAAATGCAAGCCCTAGATCAAGCCCTAGGTCGTGGTATTCTTTTTTGTGTTTGCGCTCTGCTAAGATGGCTGCGATTTGTATGCAAGCTGCTATTAGTGCGCCTGTTTTATGCTCGTGTAAAAAGCGCAGTTTTTTCTCATTTAGGCTTTTGCCCTCAAACTCACAATCAATCGCCTGACCTATAATCATACCTTTTATACCAGCGTTTTTGGCTAGAATTTCTATGATTTTACAGCGTTTTTTGTAGCTTAGTTCGCAGCGTGAAATCTCATAAAATGCGTGAGTGTTTAGTCCATCACCTACTAAAATCGCAGTAGTTTGCCCAAATTTTTTGTGAACGCTTTCTACGCCACGGCGCAAATCAGCATTGTCCATAGCAGGCAAATCATCGTGGATAAGCGAGTAAGCATGAATTAGCTCAATGCCAAGGGCTACTGGATAAGCATCGTGGATATTTTTCATACCCAGTTCGCCAGCGCAGCTTAGCATTAGCTGAGCGCGAAAGTGCTTGCCACCAGCTTTTAAAATCCAGCCCAAAGCCTCATCAAAATGCGGATGAAAGCTCTCCACGCTTGGGATATGCTCGTTAAAATAATCTGAAAAACTCATATTTGTCCTTTTTAAATCATAAAAATACCCAAAATCTAGAATTCCTAGAAAAAATCACTCAGGAATTCTAGAATTCCAAATTCTAGAATTCCTAGAAAAAATGTCCTAGGAATTCTAGATTTACTTGCGAATTCTTACAAAAAACTGAAAATCTTTTCTCTCAACCAAAAGATGATTTAGCCTACCATTGCTTAATTTGCGCTCTAAAATCTGAGCATTTTTGATAGGCTCTTTGCCTACTTGCATGATAAGATCGCCTCTTTCTAGCCCAGCTTTTGCGGCTGGTGAGTCAGCTTTTATCCTTGTTATTCTCATATCCTTACCCACGCTAAAGCCGTAGGCTTTGTAGAGATTGTCTTTTACTACTGGTTTTTTTACCTCTTTTTTCTCTGGTAGTGGAATTTTTGTAGCATTTACCTCTGGCTTTGTAACATTACTATCAAAGTTAATATCTGCAAGATTTATCATCGTAGCATTGCTGTCAAAAAACTGCTTATTATCGCCTGGCAGGCTTACATTTATGATTTGCTTTTTGCCATTTCTTTCAACCTCAAAGCGTAAAATCTCGCCTTTTTCGGCAAAAAGCACACTCTCATTTAGCTCCCTTAAATCGCGTGGTATCATGTCATTTACTGCTTTTACTATATCGCCTGCTTGAAGCTTGTCGCTAGCTGGACCAAAAGGATAAACGCTTTTTACAATCAGCTTTTCATTAACGCTATCAAAAACAGTGCCAATATCGCCGTAATAAACATCTTCATGCTTGATAAAGTGGCGTAAGTAGCGTGAGCCAATGAACTTATCTGCGCCCTTTGCGATACCTACCATTTGACAGCAGTCACAGAGCAATATGCCAGTCTTTGGTGCCTCAAAGCTTAGCTCGTCAAACTCGCCAAGATTAGCACTAAGGGCTTTTACATGTCCCATAGCTGTAACATTGGCATCTAAAACATTTACCCAAGTATCTATTTTAAGATCTTTTTCGCTCATCATAAAGGGAGCTATCATTGTAGTAGGAATTTTGACTAAATATAGCCCAAGATACGGATCGTGCTTGATATAATCAACTGGTGCTAGAGTTTTGTTATCATCTGCGATTACAGCAGCGAGATTTGCTGTTAGTGCTACTGCTACATGTCCGTGATAATCAAACTGCGAGACCTTGTTTTTCTCATAGCAGATCTGCAAATCCTCAGCTGTAGGGCGTGGCGCAGCAAAGCTAAGGGCTACAAATGCTAATAAAAATGCTAAAAATTTCATAATCCAAATCCTCCAAGTCCGCCTAGCCCAAAGGCCTGTGCGGCGCCTTTTTTCTTTTCTTCGTTTGCTAGTGCGATTGCATCATTTACTGCGCTAATTAGTAGTATTTGTAAGCTTTGTTTGT
The nucleotide sequence above comes from Campylobacter magnus. Encoded proteins:
- a CDS encoding MBOAT family O-acyltransferase, with product MLFTTFDFIFIYLPIVFAIYFILNKLRLIRLGIAFLAVASVFFYGYWNYIYVPLIIASFTFNFFVGSKLCAIATKFEGQEKAKKPKGFLTFGILANITLLGYYKYTDFFIENFNGIFGSSVPLMHVILPLGISFFTFTQIAFLVDCYRGFVRERSFINYALFVTYFPHLLAGPIIHHAEMMPQFANLRRKKIHYKNISFGLFLFCVGLFKKVVIADFFARFATYGFDTSTTLSMAEAWISSLSYTFQLYFDFSGYTDMAIGISYMFNIVLPFNFNSPYKATSIGDFWHRWHMTLSRFLRDYIYIPLGGNRVGETRLYTNLLMVFLIGGIWHGAGWTFVVWGCMHGIGIVISRYYSLHFKKLNKFLAWFLTFNFVNIAWIFFRANDMNGAFKVLGAMFDFTNIKFGVEFVRFVNSTFGIVNNIERFKVANASMWGVLLLALIVCVFAKNSQEMMERSHFDWRTALFLCFLLICSFFATRSVVESQFLYFNF
- the tkt gene encoding transketolase, whose translation is MFNKMSNELRFLCADMVEKANSGHPGAPMGLAEIITALSGNLRHNPKNPNWLNRDRLVFSGGHASSLVYAFLYLSGYDLSMDDLKAFRQLGSKTPGHPEITTPGVEIATGPLGQGVANAVGLAMAAKSAASLLGDDIINHKVYCLCGDGDLQEGISYEACALAGHHRLDNLVLIYDSNRITIEGDTNVAWSENVKARFEAQGFEVAIINGHCEDEIKLALSKQKEKPYLIIANTVIAKGALDLEGSHKTHGAPLGAELLAKAKEAAGIKGDFSVSEDVLFAFRAMGEKGELANAKWDEQVKNAGKKELLDSLLKPDFSKISWPDFKGQKIATRDSNHKILNAISASLPGFLGGSADLAPSNKTELSGAGDFPAGKNLHFGIREHAMGAITNAYARYGLFLPFCATFFVFSDYMRASVRMAALMSLKEFFVWTHDSIGVGEDGPTHEPVEQLSSLRAMPNLFVFRPASGVENTLCWQKALVLNAPSAFVLSRQGLEATPEAAFGSVENGAYLLKESKNAQITLLASGSEVELCLKASDLLAKEGVVANVVSAPCFELFESQDKSYKSRILTGKVLAVEAASGLEWYKYAHDVLGMSTFGESGKAEKLFEHFGFSPENVAKKAKELLDK
- a CDS encoding polyprenyl synthetase family protein: MSFSDYFNEHIPSVESFHPHFDEALGWILKAGGKHFRAQLMLSCAGELGMKNIHDAYPVALGIELIHAYSLIHDDLPAMDNADLRRGVESVHKKFGQTTAILVGDGLNTHAFYEISRCELSYKKRCKIIEILAKNAGIKGMIIGQAIDCEFEGKSLNEKKLRFLHEHKTGALIAACIQIAAILAERKHKKEYHDLGLDLGLAFQINDDIIDATASEQDAGKPVAHDIAKNSFVNLLGLEGARSELKSLREKIIKKAAKLGVGVSIAELMQTYIKG
- a CDS encoding DUF7488 domain-containing protein is translated as MKFLAFLLAFVALSFAAPRPTAEDLQICYEKNKVSQFDYHGHVAVALTANLAAVIADDNKTLAPVDYIKHDPYLGLYLVKIPTTMIAPFMMSEKDLKIDTWVNVLDANVTAMGHVKALSANLGEFDELSFEAPKTGILLCDCCQMVGIAKGADKFIGSRYLRHFIKHEDVYYGDIGTVFDSVNEKLIVKSVYPFGPASDKLQAGDIVKAVNDMIPRDLRELNESVLFAEKGEILRFEVERNGKKQIINVSLPGDNKQFFDSNATMINLADINFDSNVTKPEVNATKIPLPEKKEVKKPVVKDNLYKAYGFSVGKDMRITRIKADSPAAKAGLERGDLIMQVGKEPIKNAQILERKLSNGRLNHLLVERKDFQFFVRIRK